In a single window of the Bactrocera dorsalis isolate Fly_Bdor chromosome 2, ASM2337382v1, whole genome shotgun sequence genome:
- the LOC105224584 gene encoding aldo-keto reductase family 1 member C1, with protein sequence MAFNKFLRLSNGPDMPAFGLRLYQVKRDDVSVILNDAIEAGYRLFETSPSYNNQSDVGDVLTAWLKGNKIRREELFIVTNLPVSNNRPHEVEDTLKESLKKLQLDYVDLYLVEAPFAIKMENEEVFKRDSAGNALLDEATDHVAIWGIMEELMSTGLTKSIGLGNFNVDQIQHIVETRKMIPHVLQIEYHVYLQQPELIDYCRSANITLLTYAALGAVNKPDKSQRVSVLDKDEIPILDLPELREIAAAHKKTPAQVAFRWIIDKKMALTVKSSNNERIRSNIDIFDFSLTKEEMEKLNALDRNRRFVDFSQYKGIEKHPNYPFTT encoded by the exons atggcgttcaataaatttttgcgtTTGTCCAACGGCCCCGATATGCCGGCATTTGGCTTGAGATTATATCAG GTGAAGAGAGATGACGTTAGCGTGATTTTAAATGATGCCATCGAAGCCGGTTATCGTCTGTTTGAAACTTCGCCGTCCTATAATAATCAGAGTGATGTTGGAGATGTCTTGACCGCTTGGTTAAAGGGAAATAAAATTAGACGAGAGGAACTTTTTATTGTGACTAATCTACCTGTTTCAA aCAACAGGCCCCATGAAGTTGAAGACACGCTGAAAGAGTCTTTAAAGAAACTACAACTAGATTATGTTGATCTGTATTTAGTGGAAGCGCCATTTGCtattaaaatggaaaatgaaGAAGTTTTTAAGCGAGACAGCGCTGGCAATGCCTTATTAGACGAAGCAACCGATCATGTGGCCATATGGGGG ATCATGGAAGAATTGATGAGTACCGGTTTGACCAAATCCATTGGTTTAGGAAATTTTAATGTCGACCAAATACAACATATTGTAGAAACCAGAAAAATGATACCACACGTTTTGCAA ATTGAATATCATGTATATTTGCAACAACCCGAACTTATAGACTATTGCAGAAGTGCCAACATCACCTTATTAACCTATGCAGCTTTAGGCGCTGTAAATAAGCCTGACAAATCCCAAAGAGTATCTGTGCTAGATAAAGACGAAATTCCTATTTTGGATCTACCCGAATTACGTGAAATCGCTGCAGCACACAAAAAAACACCGGCGCAGGTAGCATTTCGTTGGATCATTGATAAGAAAATGGCATTGACCGTGAAAAGTTCAAACAATGAAAGAATACGCTCGAATATTGATATTTTCGACTTTTCACTTACCAAAGAGGAAATGGAGAAGCTTAATGCTTTGGATAGGAATAGGCGTTTTGTGGACTTCTCGCAGTATAAAGG taTCGAAAAGCATCCAAATTATCCATTTACTACGTAA
- the LOC105224585 gene encoding aldo-keto reductase family 1 member A1 yields MTVPFSLTLNDGNKMPSIGVNTWNLDIEDLDFVIKEALYVGFRHIDTSVFNLNERLLGKVLKKLMDEGKVERSDLFITTKLPPTANKPEFVETAMLQSLHNLQLDYIDLYLIQLPVTLMHDESFEVIKRQKDGLVCLDNTDHILVWKQMEDLVIKGLTKSIGLANFNQNQITNILCNCSIPPAVLQIEYHIYLQQPELLKFCQLHNITITSFASLGTHDMLSSNYFMTKRTRLPSLLEVPEVKEIAKKYNKTESQILMRWILEKHVSALLRMHNSGRMHEIMGIFEFSIGSHDIRKLDALDRNIRTVDFGFLNGIENHPQYPF; encoded by the exons ATGACTGTGCCGTTTTCCTTAACGTTAAATGATGGCAACAAAATGCCATCAATCGGAGTTAACACGTGGAAT CTTGATATCGAGGATTTGGATTTCGTCATAAAGGAGGCGTTATATGTTGGGTTTCGTCACATAGATACATCGGTTTTCAATTTAAACGAAAGACTATTGggaaaagtgttgaaaaaactCATGGATGAAGGCAAAGTGGAGCGATCAGATTTATTTATTACCACAAAGCTTCCTCCTACAG CTAATAAACCCGAATTTGTTGAGACTGCAATGCTACAATCGTTGCATAACTTACAACTGGATTATATTGATCTATATCTAATACAGTTGCCCGTTACATTAATGCATGACGAGAGTTTCGAAGTGATAAAACGGCAAAAGGATGGCTTAGTTTGCTTGGATAATACGGACCATATACTTGTTTGGAAG CAAATGGAAGATCTGGTCATAAAAGGTTTGACAAAGTCAATTGGTTTGGCTAATTTCAACCAAAATCAAATCACCAATATACTATGTAATTGCAGTATTCCACCTGCTGTTCTACAG ATCGAATATCACATATATCTACAACAACCCGAATTACTGAAATTTTGTCAGTtacataatattacaataaCATCATTTGCCTCACTCGGTACGCATGATATGCTGTCTTCCAATTATTTTATGACTAAACGCACGCGTTTGCCGAGCTTGCTGGAAGTGCCCGAAGTGAAAGAAATcgctaaaaaatataacaagacCGAATCCCAAATACTTATGCGTTGGATTTTAGAGAAGCATGTCTCGGCTTTATTGCGAATGCACAACTCCGGTCGTATGCATGAAATTATGGGCATATTTGAGTTTTCCATCGGGAGTCATGATATAAGAAAACTGGATGCGTTAGATAGAAACATACGTACTGTAGACTTTGGCTTTTTGAATGG CATAGAAAATCATCCTCAGTATCCTTTCTAG